CTTCTCCAAAAccctttaaattttttaaaaaaccccaaaatttgaggtttttcccctatttttggCCGTGCAGGCAGAAACACGAGacgctggagctgctgggcgGCTGCAGCGTGGAGCTGTGGGGCCTATGGGGCCTAACTCTACAGCCCCGATATTTCTAAAATCCACCTTCTAAACTTCCCCAAAAccctttaaatttaaatttttcctcaaaatttgagttttttcccctatttttggCCGTGCAGGCAGAAACAcgagaggctggagctgctgggcgGCTGCAGCATGGAGCTGTGGGGCCTATGGGGCCTAACTCTACAGCCCCGATATTCTAAAATCCACCTTCTAAACTTCCCCAAAAAccctttaaattttaaatttttcctcaaaatttgaggtttttcccctatttttggCCGTGCAGGCAGAAACACGAGacgctggagctgctgggcgGCTGCAGCGTGGAGCTGCGGGGCTCGGACCGggcgctgctgcgggcgggggaCAACGACTTCAGCCTCATGTACTCCACCCGCCGCAGGAAAAcccagctgtggctggggcCGGCCGCCTTCATCAACCACGGTGGGAGCCCGAAACTGCCCCCCAAATGCGgctaaaacacaaaaaaattccCTCCTGTAGTTCCACCCCCCGCCCCTTCCCCACCCACCCCTCAAGGCCCCCGAGCGCCCTCAGGACGCACCCGGGGCGCTGTGGGGGCCTCCAGCGGGTGCTGATGGTGCTGCTTTGTCCTCAGATTGTCGGCCGAAACTGCAGGGTGAGTttaaaaaggggttttttggggttttttttggggttttggggtgaaaaaaggttgggtttggggtggggagTGTGAGGGGGAAATGGGCGGGAATTGTGAGGGAGAAAAGGGCGGGAATTGTGAGGGGAGAAAGGGCGGGGAttgtgaggggggaaaaagggcgGGAAttgtgaggggagaaaagggcgGGGAATGGTGAGGGGAGAAAGGGTGAGAacgtgaggggaaagggggggaaaacGTTAagggaaaatggagggaaatgtgaggagaaaagggagagaaatgtgaggggagaaaagggcgGGAAttgtgaggggagaaaagggcgggggaaatgtgaggggaaaaatggaggaaatgtgagggggaaaaagggtgAGAacgtgaggggaaagggggggaaaacGTTAAGGGAAAATtgagggaaatgtgaggggaaaagggagagaatTGTGAGGGGGAGAAAAGGGCGGGAAttgtgaggggagaaaagggcgGGGAaggtgaggggaaaaatggagggaaatgtgaggggagaaaGGGTGAGAacgtgaggggaaagggggggaaaacGTTAagggaaaatggagggaaatgtgaggggaaaagggagagaaacGTGAGGGGAGAAATGGAGGGAACGTGagggaaagggggggaaaacGTTAagggaaaatggagggaaatgtgagggaatggggaaatgaggggaaatgcgaggggaaaatggaggggAACAGTGAGGGGGGAAAAGTGAGGGAAACGTGATGAGGGGAATGGAGAGAacttgaggggaaaatggggaaacgTGAGGAGAAAGAGGGGGGGAAACATGAGGGGGGAAATGGTCTCTCTCCCTGTTTTCGGGGTCCCTATTTTCTTGGTCTCACATTTCTCTCCGTTTTGGTTCCGTTTTCCTGGTTTCTGGTCTCTACGTCTCTCGGTCTCCTGTTTTCGGTCTCTCCAGTTTCAGGATCCCAGTTTTCGGGTTTCCCATTTTCAGGTCTTCTCAGGATCATTTTCGGTCTCACCGTTTTCTGGGGTCCATTTTTGGGTTCCCATTTTTGGTCTCACCGTGTCTCTCCCATTTTCCGGGTCTCTCCCGTTTTCGGGTCTCTCCCAGTTTTGGGTCTCTCCGTTTGGGGTCCGTAGCCTCACTGTTTCTCTCCCATTTTTGGGTCTCTCCCATTTTCGGGGTCCCGTTTTTGGTTTCCCATTTTCAGTCTCACCGTGTCTCTcccgtttttggggtcccgTATTTGGTCTCACCGTGTCTCTCCCATTTTCGGGATCCCGTTTTTGGGtttctcccatttttggggtcccgtTTTTGGTTTCCCATTTTTGGCCTCACTGTGTCTCTCCCATTTTCGGGGTcccgtttttggggtcccgtttttgggggtcccattTTTGGCCTCACTGTGTCTCTCCCATTTTCGGGGTccccgtttttggggtcccgTTTTCGGTCTCACGTTTCTCTCCCCATTTTCAGGGTCCCGTTTTTGGGTCTCTCCCATTTTCGGGGTCCCGTTTTCAGCCTCACTGTTTCTCTCCCATTTTCGGGGTCCCGTTTTCGGGTCTCtccatttttgggggtcccattTTCGGGGTCCGTTTTCAGCCTCACTGTTTCTCTCCTATTTTTGGGGTCCCGTTTTCAGGGTCCCGTTTTCGGGTctctcccatttttggggtcccgtTTTCGGTCTCACGTCTCTCTCCCCTTTTCGGGGtcccattttttggggtcccattttCGGCCTCACCGTTTCTCTCCCGTTTTGGGGCGCAGTTCGTGTCGGCGCCGGGCGGGGGCGCGGGTGCAGGCGCTGCGGGACATCCCCCCCCGGGCAGAAATCACCTGTTTCTATGGCGACGGCTTCTTCGGAGAGGGCAACCGCGGCTGCGAGTGCCGCACCTGCGAGAGgtaccccaaaaaccccacggGGACCCCGAAATTACCCACGGGGACCCCAAAATACCcacggggaccccaaaaacctgaccccccaaaatcccagagggaccccaaaatccccaaaataccCACGGGGATCCCAGAATCCTGACCCTAAAAACCTcagagggaccccaaaattttgggTGGGGGTCCCCAGTTCAGGGTGAGGCTCCTCAATTCTGGGTGGGGGTCCCCAGTTTTGTGTGGGGATCCCCaatttgggtctggggtccctcATTCCCGTTCCCTCCCTCCCaatttgggtctggggtccccaatttgggtctggggtccctcATCCCCGTTCATCCCCCCCCagtttgggtctggggtccctcATTCCCGATTTCTGCTCCCaatttgggtctggggtccctaATTTGGGGTTGGTATCCCTAATTCCAAGGTGGGGGGTCCCCAGTTTGGGCCTGGGGTCCCTGATTCCTGttcccaccccccccccccaatttgggtctggggtccccagtttgggtctggggtccccaatttgggtctggggtcccccAATTCCCGTCCCCGCCCCCCcatttgggtctggggtccccaATTTGAGTCTGGGGTCCCCaatttgggtctggggtccccaATTCccgtcccccccccccccagtttgggtctggggtccccaATTTGAGTCTGAGGTCCCTGATTCCCGTCCCCCCCCTaatttgggtctggggtccccaATTCCTGTCCCCCCCCCCAATTTTAGTCTGGGGTCCCCAATTCCTGTTCTCCCCCCCaatttgggtctggggtccccaATTCCCGTTCCCCCCCCCaatttgggtctggggtcccccaatttgggtctggggtccctaATTCCCGTTCCCCCCCCAGTTTGGGTCTGGGGTAACCCaatttgggtctggggtcccccaatttgggtctggggtccctcattccccatcccctcccccaatctgggtctggggtccccaatttgggtctggggtccctgATTCCCGTCCCCTCCCCCCAGGCTCGGCAAGGGCGCCTTCCGTGGCCgcgggggggggaggggccaagccgccccctccccctccccccccctcaggacccccccccccaaatacGAACTGCGCGAGACCGAGGTGCGCATGCgccggggggcggggcctggccAGTCCGGGACCCCTGACCGGAAACGGCGCCCCCGGAACCGGAAGCGCGACCGGAACCGGAAGCGGCGCCCCCTCGCCGGGAGCCGGGCGCCCCCCTGCGGCGCAGCCCCGCGTGTCCCTGCACGACTGCGTGTCCTGCGGGGGGCGCTGCAAGCTGCGGGCCGGGGTCCCCGTGGTGCGGCTGCGGAGCCGCCCCGAGCCCCCCAGGGCCGCCCCCAAAGCGGCCGCGGCCCCCGGCggagcccccagacccaaaactgggggggaatttgggggaattttgggggggatttggggggctgGAGCTGGCGCTGCCCCCCGCCCACACCGAACCATGAGTGccccaaatttgggggaattttggggggaattttaggggaatttgggggggctggagctggcatTGCCCCCCAAACCCTACCCAGCcgaattccccaaattttggggaattttggggggaatttgggggaatttggggggctggagctggcatTGCCCCCTGCCCACATCGAGCCATGAGTGccccaaatttggggaattttggggggaatttggggggaatttggggggctggagctggcactgccccccaaacccCGCCCAGCTGTGAGCGccccaaatttgggggaattttggggacattttggggggcTGGATCCCTCTGGGCggggggcagggatggattttggggagggggaacccccctggtttggggaagggtctggattTGGGGGGCTAAACCCGGATTTTGGGGGTTAaacccagattttggggttagacctggattttggggcattagagttggattttggggggttaaacctggattttggggtctgtacctgaattttgggattaaacccggattttgggggtctaaacctggattttggggggttaaACCTGGATTTTAGTGGGTTAAACCCGGATTTTGGGGTTAGACCCAGATTTTGGGGCATTAGagttggattttggggggttaaacctggattttgggggtctggacctggattttggggttaaacctggattttggggggttaaacacagattttggggttaaaCACAGATTTTGGAGTCTGTacctgaattttggggttaGACCTGGATTTTTGGGCGGGTTAaacctggattttggggggttaaacccagattttggggttagacccggattttggggcattagagttggattttggggggttagaggtggattttggggggttaaACCCGGATTTTGGGGTCTGGACACGGATTTTGGGGTTAGAcccagattttggggggttaaacccggatttttggggttaaaccccgggttttggggtccaatgggaatttttggggttaaaCCCCCTGGTTTTGGGGTCTGTACCCGAATTTTTGGGGTTAGAACCCTGATTTTAGGGTCTGGACCCGAATTTTTGGGGTTGGATCTCCAGTTTTGGGGTCTGGGCCCGAATTTTGGGGTCAAACCCCCCGGTATTGGGAACAAACCCAAATTTTTGGGGTTAAACCCCCCGGTTTTGGGGTCTTGATCTAAATTTTTGGGGTTAGAACCCTGATTTTAGGGTCTGGACCCGAATTTTTGGGGTTGGATCTCCAGGTTTGGGGTCTGGGcctgaattttggggttaaacCCCCCGGTTTTGGGAACAAACCCAAATTTTTGGGGTTAAACCCCCCGGTTTTGGAGTCTGGACCCGAATTTTGGGGAGTTGGatctgaattttgggggtttcaccccaatttttggggtctGGACCCGAATTTTGGGGTTGGACCCCAATTTTTGAGGTCTGGACCcgatttttgggggtttcacCCCAATTTTTGGCATTTGaatccaaattttggggtcTGGATCCgaattttgggggtttcacCCCAATTTTTGGGCTCTGGACCCAAATTTTGTGATTTTcaccccaatttttggggtcGGACCCgccatttttggggtctggACCCGAATTTTGAGGTTTTCACCCCAATTTTTGTTCTCTGGATCcgaattttgggattttcaccccaatttttggggtttttcccccaatttttggggtttttcccccaatttttgtTCTCCGGACCCCAATTTTGGAGCTGATCCcctcccccctttcccctcccccccccggTTCCATTTTGGGGAGGGCgtgggggaggggctgggggtgggggaggggtcgGTCCCTggtgctttttttattttttatttttatttttatttttatttttatttttatttttaatttttatttttattttttaattttattttttatttttaatttttatttttatttttaatttttaatttttattttttatttttattttttatttttatttttatttcttatttttattttttatttttatttttatttttattttttatttttatttttattttttatttttacttttattttttatttttatttttattttttattttaatttttatttttattttatttttatttttattttatttttttttttatttttattttttatttttatttttattttatttttatttttatttttaatttttatttttatttttatttttatttttattttttatttttattttcatttttatttattttttttttttttatttttattttatatttttattttttatttttatttttatttttatttttatttttatttttattttttttgtgtgggGGGGAGGGGAATTTCGGGGCCCTTTTTGTaccaaaataaagaaatttggACCCAAAAGCGGCTGCGGAGGCTtcggggtgggggtgggggatGGGTGAAGGTGacccctcccccccctccccccctttcccctcccccccttcccctcccccaccttttgtcattttttgggggggtcccaaaAAAGCCGCGACAGGTgcggggtgggggaggggcggctCCGTGACGTCACCGcgcgcccctcccccacccccttttgtctttttcaccccaaaaaggccccgggggggggggaggggcggtgTCGGATGTCGCGACAGAGCCGGGGACAATGGGCGGTGACGTCACCggcggggggaggggcggggggggaT
The window above is part of the Agelaius phoeniceus isolate bAgePho1 chromosome 37, bAgePho1.hap1, whole genome shotgun sequence genome. Proteins encoded here:
- the KMT5C gene encoding histone-lysine N-methyltransferase KMT5C; protein product: MPLAAPGGRHLGKGGARWRKRRGPGGGRGGASSVLFMAGHTLGSLRGGGGGGGRSPCGPGRRGTAVTARELCENDDLATSLVLDSVLGFRTHKMGVSPLPALRRRAQLRAAIAAFRQRRDLEAAWRTLSGAWAPAFFRQRRPAQRAALKNHVFRYLRTLLPESGFSIQRCTRYSGTPTPGHQQRQGRWQRAHGEPKTPKTAPKTTPKTALISQNIQNPQNPCTRYSRDTNGARVVATRTWQKHETLELLGGCSVELRGSDRALLRAGDNDFSLMYSTRRRKTQLWLGPAAFINHDCRPNHRFSPVLGRSSCRRRAGARVQALRDIPPRAEITCFYGDGFFGEGNRGCECRTCERLGKGAFRGRGGGRGQAAPSPSPPLRTPPPKYELRETEVRMRRGAGPGQSGTPDRKRRPRNRKRDRNRKRRPLAGSRAPPCGAAPRVPARLRVLRGALQAAGRGPRGAAAEPPRAPQGRPQSGRGPRRSPQTQNWGGIWGNFGGDLGGWSWRCPPPTPNHEFWG